In the Eptesicus fuscus isolate TK198812 chromosome 22, DD_ASM_mEF_20220401, whole genome shotgun sequence genome, AACGGAGAGACCCCAGGTGGACACAAAGGGCGAGGCGAGAGGGGTACCAGGTGGACACAAAGGGCGAGGCCCGGGGGTACCAGGTGGACACAAAGGGCGAGGCGAGAGGGGTACCAGGTGGACACAAAGGGCGAGGCCCGGGGGTACCAGGTGGACACAAAGGGCGAGGCCCGGGGGTACCAGGTGGACACAAAGTGCGAGGCCCGGGGGTACCAGGTGGACACAAAGTGCGAGGCCCGGGGGTACCAGGTGGACACAAAGGGCGAGGCCCGGGGGTACCAGGTGGACACAAAGGGCGAGGCCCGGGGGTACCAGGTGGATACAAAGGGCGAGGCGAGAGGGGTACCAGGTGGACACAAAGTGCGGAGCAGCCGGCAACACTGTCCCCCGGGCGAGGTCCCTGCTGCTACTAAGTGGCGTCAGGTAGCAGGGGCGCCACGAGACACCCCGCAGGGCTCGCCTCTGGGTCGGTCTCAGGCCTGCGCCGGCCTGGCTGCCGGTTTccagggctgaggggtggggaacGGCATTCCGCGCGGCGCGGTCACCCCGCGAACCGCCCGCccagcggccccgcccccgcccgcggccccgcccccgagctCGGCCCCGCCCCgagcgcggccccgcccccgcccgcggccccgcccccgagctCGGCCCCGCCCCgagcgcggccccgcccccgccagcatccaagatggcggcagaggcGCCTTCCGGGCTGTCAGGCCGGCGGTGACCACGGGAAGCCGCAGAGCAGGTACGGGCCGCGGATGGAGGGCTGAGAGGCCCGCATACACGTGCGGGCGatcgggaggaggaggagtttggAGCAAAGGCTGCAGACAAACTCGATGGAGCGGGTCCCGGGCGGAGTGTGGACCGGGCCGGGTGGGCGCACGCAGGAGTTCGGGGTGGGAGGGGTGCCCCAAAGGCCCGGGTTGTGACGCGCTGGAAGCACCGGGTGGTAACCACACCCTCCAGGGCAGCTAGTCCGAGTGCCCGACGGTGCTGCCGGCGTTTCCTCTCCCCGCCCGCCGGAGCCGGCGAAGGGAGGCAGGgacgccgccccctccccccgcgctgGGCGTGTGCTTGCAGCTCCCAGGTGGTCACGCTCCCTGCACCTGCGGACCTGGTCCCAGGCACGTGAAGAGGGGGAAGTAGCCCGTTTCCTCTCCGCCCTGTGCTCTGGAGACCACTCCACAGTGCGGTCCCGGCTGCTTCACCCCCTGGCGGACATACCGTCTCCATTAGCggccctgtccccactccccGAACAGGTTggccctgtggggtgggggatgggtgagCATGGAGTGGACACTCCAGGGTCTCCAGTGGGAGAAGCCAGCATCTTCCCTCACTTCCCCGGCCCTTCTGCGCCTCTCCGTGGGCGGTCAGTTCATCCTTGCCCCCTTTTGTTCCAGCTGGTCCCAGGAGCTCCGCTGGCCTGCTGCCCCCTGCGACATTTCCAGTTTTCGATAATGCATCACATATCTgctcccccgggacccccagggccCCCGTGATCCGGAAGAAGACAGCTTGAACCTAGGTGAGTCTCTTCCTCTGCACTGGAAGGGCGGTTCTCCAGAGACTCCCGTGCCGTGGACTTGAGGGTGAGGACTGAGAGCCGTGCAGGAGCgggcgggaggtgggaggagcGTGAGACCTGGGCTGGGAAAGGTGGTGGGGCTGCTGGTGGCAACAGCCTGTCTCTTCCCGAGAGGACTGCACACCCGGGTGCTCCCTCGCGTCACAGCTCCTCTGTGTTTTCCCTCTTCACCCACCGCCATCCCTGCACGATGCTCTCTGCCGCTgtgctgcccctgcctgcccagagctctcctctctcctcacagGCCTCAGCCCAGGATGCTGCGGCGGCTGCTGGAGCGGCCCTGCACGCTGGCCCTGCTCGTGGGCTCCCAGCTGGCCGTCATGGTGTACCTGTCACTCGGGGGCTTCCGAAGCCTCGGTGCCCTGTTTGGCCGAGAGCAGGGGCCCGCATTTGACTATTCTCACCCCCACGACGTCTACAGCAACCTCAGCCGCCTGCCAGGGGCCCCTGCTGTGGCCCCGGGTGGCCCCCTGGCTCCTCAAGGTCTGCCGTACTGCCCAGAGCGGTCTCCTTTCTTAGGTGAGcgcagaaggaaggggaagggaagggaaggccaAGAGGGTTTGGGGGCAAGAGTGGGACTTAGAACAGGAGGCTGATGCCATTGGAAAGTGGGCTGAGCTTGAGATGGAGTGGACTTGATTTGGAGTTTGGATTGGGCCCTGGGGTTGAGTCGGAGCTTTCTGTTGCCTGCCCTCGTACAGGCTTCTTCCTGCCTCCGGTTAGAAGTGCCTCCTTTGTGGATGAGTCCCGATGTAGGTCGCTAGTTGGAAGTCCATCTGTTCTCTCCATCCCCTAACGGTAGCTTCCAACCCTGTGAAGGAGTTACGAAACCTAAACTGAGAAGGGAGGCTAGGTCAGGAGCCTGCTCCTTCCAGGCTTGGCGAAGCTGTCCCGTGATGGGGAGCTCCAGGCTGTGAGTTCTGAGTGCGTCCTTGGGGGTGgcggagccacagcccaggagtGCCAGGGGCAGAGGTGGTCCTGATCTCCGGCGTCCTTCTTTGCCCTCTGACCCTCTAACCCGTGACTGTCATCTCCTCCAACAGTGggtcctgtgtctgtgtccttcagcccagtgcCATCGCTGGCAGAGATTGTGGAGAGGAACCCCCAGGTGGAAGCGGGGGGCCGGTACCGCCCTGCAGGGTGCGAACCCCGCTCCCGGACAGCCGTCATCGTGCCACACCGGGGCCGCGAGCACCACCTGCGTCTGCTGCTCTACCACCTGCACCCCTTCCTGCAGCGCCAGCAGCTTGCTTACGGCATCTACGTCATCCACCAGGTACCCTCCCACTCGGACCTTTCTGGAAAGAAAACCTCAAGTCAGTGCCACTCCACTCTCACAGGTGGTCCCTGAGGAACTTTAAGAGGGTTTGGCTGTTGAATGTGGGGAAATGCCTGGCTCTGCTGGCCATGGTCAGTCCCATGCTTCCTGTTCGCTGCAGGGTATTCCTGGTCCTACACACTTCCAGGAtttttcctttgttaagtttTGAATTGTGCCAATTTGGAATGGGACAGATTTGGGCTAAAATTTTAGTTCTGCCATTTGTTCCATATGTGACCCTAAGCAAGAAACTTAACCTCCTACAATGAGGCAACGAGGGGTGACTGATAGACACCCAGTCACATGGTTGCTGGTTGGCAGATTTAATGCTAAACAGCAGCATGTAAGTATCAGGCACACACTgttgctcaaaatattttttgttgagtGAAATTTTTAGATCGTCTTTCTCTTCATTCTCTTTGCCCCCCGTCCCACTttgatttctctttttacttttaaaaaaatatatatttttattgatttcagaaagggagagggaaagaaaaacatcaatgatgagaatcattgatcagctgcctcctccacgccctctactggggatggagcctacaacccaggcatgtgcccttgaccggaatcgaaccgggacccttccgtctgcaggccgacagtccatccaaaccagctagggccctctttttacttttttttttttcaaaatatattttattgattttttacagagaggaagggagagggatagagagttagaaacatcaatgagagagaaacatcgatcagctgcctcctgcacaccccccactgggaatgtgcccgcaaccaaggtacatgcccttgaccggaatcaaacccgggacctttcagtccgcaggccgacgctctatccactgagccaaaccggtttcagccctcTGTTTACTTTTATGCTTCAGCGCCTCTCCATGCCACCGACAGGGAGGCCCTCCCGCGCTCTCTTTCAGGCTGGAAATGGAACTTTTAACCGGGCAAAGCTGCTGAACGTGGGGGTCCGGGAGGCCCTGCGTGACGAAGAGTGGGACTGCCTGTTCTTGCACGACGTGGACCTCCTGCCAGAGAACGACCACAATCTGTACGTGTGCGACCCCCGCGGGCCCCGGCATGTGGCTGTCGCCATGAACAAGTTTGGATACAGGTAGAAGGCATTAGAGGATGCTGGGAAGCAGGTGAACTGAGGGGATTGTGGGTAGGGATGTATACCAGAAGACCTGTGGAACCCAAGGATCtttctctccccagcctcccataCCCCCAATACTTTGGAGGGGTCTCAGCGCTCACTCCTGACCAGTACCTGAAGATGAACGGCTTCCCTAATGAATACTGGGGCTGGGGTGGTGAGGATGATGACATTGCTACCAGGTCAGACATCCTgaccccactccctccctttccccagcctgAATCCCCGCCCTCCGAGGCCACCCCTGGCTGTAGCCTTTAGCACTAACCTTCGCGCCCAGGGCCTGCACTGTGCCACGCCTCTCCTGTCTTCTGCCCTCCCTTACCCCACTGTCACCCTCAGCCTCCTAGATCAACAGGCTACAGTATTCTGGGACCCCAGAGCGGAAAGGGGCTTACAGACAGCTTAGTCCTCCTGCTGGAGTTGCATCCAGACCACTTCCTATGTGGCCGGGGGAGGAGGCACTCATAGGACCaagaatcactttttttttaatagcaaaggtggagatttattgaagaacaagtacagactcccacgtggggagagggaaagggtccCCAAGAATCACTTTTCATAGCCTCTGCCGTTGGCATGAGGCCAACTCATGTTTAGCATGTGGAACATTTGACCTTCAGTCTCAGCTGACCCAATTTCCTACCTGTGGTTTGAGTATTTGGGCTTTGATATACCGGACCCATTGCCTCCTCTCCCTTGAGTCCTGGATGGCACCTCTGAATTGTCGTTAAGTGAGAGGCGCCCAGCAGCTTCTGAATGTACGCTTCCCAGGCCACCTCCACTTCTCGCTtctgtgggaggtgggggctggttTCTGCTCAGGTCCTGGTTCCGCCCTGCACGTCCGAGGGGGCAGGGCAAAGGAGGCCGAGCAGCTCAGCCTGTCTTCTAAGGAGAATTGCTGAGCTTGACCTGCAACTCGACTTGTCCTGCACTTTAGACATAAAGGCTCCTCAGCGCGCCCTTCAGCTCCTGGGACCATTAGGGAGCAAGCGGGGAGCCGAGTGGCCAGTTGCTGAAAGGCCCTCAGGGCTTGGTGCCTCAGCTTCTGTGTTCTCTTCAGCCATCTCCTTCTTCCCCTTTGACTCTCCCTGCCAGTCTGGCACTAACGAGAAACCGTCCACTCCTCTGCCTGACTGCAGTGGTgttcccttcctgctggcctcggCTATCCATGTGCACCCCCAGCCGTTCCCACCAAGATCCCTCCCTTTTCCCACAGGGTGCGGCTGGCCGGCATGAAGATCTCTCGCCCCCCCACATCTGTGGGGCACTATAAGATGGTGAAGCACCGAGGAGACAAGGGCAACGAGGAAAACCCGCACAGGTaggcagggagggctgctgggCAGTGGGACTGGGCCCTCCGGTTCTGTATTCCAGTCAGAAAACCCCTCCAGGCCCCTTGATTCCTGGCTGTTCTTCCTGGGTCTTAGTCTCTAACCTCTAACCCTCAGATTTGACCTCCTGATCCGTACCCAGAATTCCTGGACACAAGATGGGATGAATTCACTGACATACCGATTGCTGGCTCGAGAGTTGGGCCCTCTCTATACCAATGTCACAGCAGACATTGGAACTGACCCCCGGGGCCCCCGGATTCCCTCTGGCCCCCGTTACCCACCTGGCTCCTCCCAGGCATTCCGCCAAGAGATGCTGCAGCGCAGGCCGCCAGCCAGGCTGGGCCCTCTGCCCACTGCCAACCACACAGCCCCACACGGCCCACACTGACGCCTCCTTCCTGCCTACCTTTAGTCATGAAACTGATCCAGAGGGGTTCTGttctccctccctcagctccccacTGCTCTCAGAGGGACCGGGGGAGCCACTTCGCTGGGCCGGGGCCTCTCACTCTAGACCTGGGGGCCCTCTGTCCAGGGGCACCTGCCAGGATTATGACTGTGAATCTCTGGCATCATGATTGTATGTGGTGACTCCTGGGAGCGCCGCCcctgcagtgggagcagggctggacCCAAGTCCCTTCCTCTTCCATGGAGAGGAGTGACCTAGCCCCTCCCGGGACCTCTGTgaatatttattctatttatggTCCCAGGGTGGGTACGGTGACGTGGGCCCCTCCCTGGACACCCTGCCAGGGCTGGAGCAGCccccctctggctctggctctggctcggGGCTggattttgatatattttctaataaagGACTCAGTCTTGCCTTTGCTCCTGCTTTCTGCACCTCAGGCACCCTTTGCCTGTCTCTGCACCTCCTTCTTCCCCAAGCCCATGACAGGACAGCCAGACCGAGCCAATCTCCCACAACTTTTATTTTCATGGTGAGAGTCCCAGCCAGCAGGGGCAGCCAGGTGAGGTGTGGGATCATCTGTCAAGTTCTAagcccagggcccgggctgcTGCCTGGCGCCCACTCTCTATACAGTCATTGACAGCCACTCCCTCATAGGAGGCTCCGGCCAGGGTCAGGGGCAGCCTGTGAACAGCCAGGAAGTGGGCAGCTGACTCTGCAGAGGACAAGGAGCGTCAGCGGCCGGAGCTCCTGGctctcctcagcccagctggtCCCCAACTCACCCAGTTTTCTCCAGTGGCCGAGTGTATACTGGGGGATGCAGTGCTGCGGAGAGGAGGAGATA is a window encoding:
- the B4GALT3 gene encoding beta-1,4-galactosyltransferase 3 isoform X1; this encodes MLRRLLERPCTLALLVGSQLAVMVYLSLGGFRSLGALFGREQGPAFDYSHPHDVYSNLSRLPGAPAVAPGGPLAPQGLPYCPERSPFLVGPVSVSFSPVPSLAEIVERNPQVEAGGRYRPAGCEPRSRTAVIVPHRGREHHLRLLLYHLHPFLQRQQLAYGIYVIHQRLSMPPTGRPSRALFQAGNGTFNRAKLLNVGVREALRDEEWDCLFLHDVDLLPENDHNLYVCDPRGPRHVAVAMNKFGYSLPYPQYFGGVSALTPDQYLKMNGFPNEYWGWGGEDDDIATRVRLAGMKISRPPTSVGHYKMVKHRGDKGNEENPHRFDLLIRTQNSWTQDGMNSLTYRLLARELGPLYTNVTADIGTDPRGPRIPSGPRYPPGSSQAFRQEMLQRRPPARLGPLPTANHTAPHGPH
- the B4GALT3 gene encoding beta-1,4-galactosyltransferase 3 isoform X2; the protein is MLRRLLERPCTLALLVGSQLAVMVYLSLGGFRSLGALFGREQGPAFDYSHPHDVYSNLSRLPGAPAVAPGGPLAPQGLPYCPERSPFLVGPVSVSFSPVPSLAEIVERNPQVEAGGRYRPAGCEPRSRTAVIVPHRGREHHLRLLLYHLHPFLQRQQLAYGIYVIHQAGNGTFNRAKLLNVGVREALRDEEWDCLFLHDVDLLPENDHNLYVCDPRGPRHVAVAMNKFGYSLPYPQYFGGVSALTPDQYLKMNGFPNEYWGWGGEDDDIATRVRLAGMKISRPPTSVGHYKMVKHRGDKGNEENPHRFDLLIRTQNSWTQDGMNSLTYRLLARELGPLYTNVTADIGTDPRGPRIPSGPRYPPGSSQAFRQEMLQRRPPARLGPLPTANHTAPHGPH